From a single Asticcacaulis sp. MM231 genomic region:
- a CDS encoding alkaline phosphatase D family protein: MRQTLLTRRHALLGGVSALLSTTVAHAGPLASAQKPFGLGVASGDPSADGFVIWTRIAPDPLAPDGLGGLTAPATVKWCVYHDAALTKPALSGEVTTHPDTAHSVHVEVAGLRPDRFYWYRFEAMGVQSPAGRARTLPLENASPAALKLVFASCSHYEKGYFSAYRHMAAENPDFVLFLGDYIYEYSYKDTSKLVRQHERKDEVTDLAGYRNRYALYHMDADLQTLHASTSCLMTWDDHEVQNDYGGFLSQYMKDDSGMVARRMAAYQAYYENMPLRRSSRLIGTRLDLYKGYRFGALAEINMLDGRQYRSAAACPVGDSRRGHVVDDSCLDRLDPKRSMLGFTQEAWLFDRFRKSRATWNILGQDLLATSLLQSGKDKDKNPIVGHWTDGWDGYPATRDRLIKAMQGTKLKNPVMLGGDIHSYWATELKADFRDPESRTIASEFVCTSVTADMPAYKAFADMLPQNPHVKYFNSRTNGYVAVEVTPKRLMSRFMAISDRTDLNATVSTEIAFAVEAGNATVNAIA; the protein is encoded by the coding sequence ATGCGCCAGACCTTACTGACCCGCCGTCACGCCTTGCTGGGCGGCGTCAGCGCCCTCCTGTCCACCACCGTCGCGCACGCCGGCCCTTTGGCGTCGGCGCAAAAGCCGTTTGGCTTAGGCGTCGCCAGCGGTGATCCGTCGGCGGATGGCTTTGTCATCTGGACGCGCATCGCGCCCGATCCGCTGGCGCCCGATGGTCTGGGCGGCCTGACCGCGCCCGCCACGGTCAAATGGTGCGTCTATCACGACGCCGCCCTGACGAAGCCGGCACTGAGCGGTGAAGTCACCACGCATCCGGATACGGCCCACAGCGTCCACGTCGAGGTCGCCGGTCTGCGTCCGGACCGCTTCTACTGGTATCGCTTCGAGGCGATGGGGGTGCAGAGCCCGGCCGGCCGCGCCCGCACCCTGCCGCTGGAAAACGCCTCGCCCGCGGCGCTCAAACTGGTCTTCGCCTCGTGCTCGCACTATGAAAAAGGCTATTTCAGCGCCTACCGTCATATGGCCGCCGAAAACCCCGATTTCGTGCTGTTCCTCGGCGATTATATCTATGAATACAGCTACAAGGACACCTCGAAACTGGTGCGCCAGCATGAGCGCAAGGACGAGGTGACCGACCTGGCCGGTTATCGCAACCGCTACGCCCTCTATCATATGGACGCCGACCTTCAGACTTTGCACGCCAGCACCTCCTGCCTGATGACGTGGGACGATCACGAGGTGCAGAACGACTACGGCGGCTTCCTGTCGCAATATATGAAGGACGATTCCGGCATGGTGGCGCGGCGCATGGCCGCCTATCAGGCCTATTACGAGAACATGCCGCTGCGCCGGTCGTCGCGCCTGATCGGCACGCGGCTCGATCTCTACAAGGGCTACCGCTTCGGCGCGCTGGCCGAGATCAACATGCTGGATGGCCGGCAATATCGCTCCGCCGCCGCCTGTCCGGTCGGCGACAGCCGCCGCGGCCATGTGGTCGATGATAGCTGCTTAGACCGGCTCGATCCGAAGCGCAGCATGCTCGGTTTCACGCAGGAGGCCTGGCTGTTCGACCGCTTCCGCAAGAGCCGCGCGACGTGGAATATCCTCGGTCAGGATCTGCTGGCCACCTCCCTGCTGCAATCGGGGAAGGACAAGGACAAGAATCCGATCGTCGGGCACTGGACCGACGGCTGGGATGGCTATCCGGCGACGCGCGACCGCTTGATCAAGGCGATGCAGGGCACGAAGCTGAAGAATCCGGTCATGCTCGGTGGCGACATCCACTCCTACTGGGCGACCGAACTGAAGGCCGACTTCCGCGATCCGGAAAGCCGGACGATCGCCAGCGAGTTTGTCTGCACCTCGGTGACGGCCGATATGCCGGCGTATAAGGCCTTCGCCGACATGCTGCCGCAGAATCCGCACGTGAAGTATTTCAACAGCCGCACCAACGGCTATGTCGCGGTCGAGGTGACGCCAAAGCGGCTGATGAGCCGGTTTATGGCAATTTCCGAC